AGTGTTCAAACCTATTCATGATATAAATTCCttgcaaactaggaatagaaagaagTATTGCTAACCTGATAAAGGCTACTACCAAAAATTTATAACAAACACAGCGTTTAATGATGAAACGTTAAAGTCATTTGCATTAAAGTCAGAAAAATGATGAAGATGCCTACTCTCATGCACATTATTTCAAGACTTCTGGAGATCTCAGCCAATGcactaagaaaaataaggagaagaagaaaagaaaatttggggggaaaaaaagaaacctaagaaaCTGTCATTCACAGAAGATATGGCTACACAGGAAACACCTCAGAAAATCTACAAGCTATGGGAACTATTAGAAAGGTTATTTGCTAGACAGAAAGACAACATACAACAATGAGCAATaaccattaggaaaatgtaattttttaaaaaagatgctgTCACTTAAAATGGCAACAAAAATGATGAGGAAcctaagatatataaatatgtgtaaacattataaaatgttaaagacattaaaaaaaagacctaaagatAAACTGGAAATCATTAGATGTGAATGAGAAGAATCAAAACTCTAAAAGATGGCAACTGCTGCTAATCTAAAATTTAAGAATTCCTCTCAAAATTGCAATTTCAAAGAACAGGACAAAGtgatcctaaaatatttacaaatgaataaagtGCCAAGAACAGATGTGGTTGGAAGCAAAGAATAAGGTGGAATGACCTGTCCTACTTATTACAAAACTATGATAATAAAGacagtttgctctttttttttttttttaaagattttatttatttatttgacagacagaaatgacaagtaggcagaggcaggcagagagagaggaggaagcaggctccccactgagcagagagcccgatgtggggctcgatcccaggactctgggatcatgacctgagccgaaggcagaggctttaacccactgagccacccaggtgccccgacagttTGCTCTTGATgcaaagacagacaaacagaccAAAGGAACTGAACTGAGATCCATAAATTAATCCTAAATGTATAGAACAAATGTATAGAACcctacaggggggaaaaaatctactTCCCTTACAACTAAGTTCCAAATGGAACAAAgagttgataattttttttttaacttttaaaggatGATATAAGAAAATAACTTATTTCAAAAAGTACAAATCTTAAGGAAATTAAATCTGAGTACATTAAAATTCTAAAGTCTGAACCACTAAAGAgtcaaaaacaaagtgaaaacaaGCCGTAGACTGAAAAGATACGTGAAACTTGTTTAGTCAAGAAAGCATTGGaactcagaatatataaaaaatcctataacctttttttaaagtgtggggGGAAAACACCCAACagaaaaaatgtgcaaaggacATGAATTGTTCTGACATAAAATGGCCAATAAATCAATGCAAAGTAACTGAACCTTATTAGTCAcaaagaaattcaactttaaacTTCAGTAAGATAGAAACAAGAAACACTGAAAACCCTCAGATACTATAGGAAGGAGATAATCTGTACAACCACTGACAACACAAAGTTGATACTATCTAGTAAAATGGAAGATGAGGAAACCCCATGACccagcttttctatttctaaatatattcctTAAAGTAGCATTTTTCAATATGATTGATGGTCTCCATCCTTTAAGGGTTATAAAATCaacaatctttaaaatgaaacagaacaaaaaccagCCAAGTATGTAACACATAAGGCTAGTATACAACAGAACTAGGTATTACTTACTGAAACTGTGTTAAggtacatatttacatatgtatgcatgtatggaCAATGTACTgagatattatataaaatataattgatacTATGGAGTCTTAAAGGGACCACCCTAGAAAAATGTTCCCACACATACACAAGGATGTTCACTACTAGAAAAGTTTATAATagcaagaaaattagaaaaaaatctgaatctgttcattaggaaaatggataaattgtggtatattcatactaTGGAATAATGTGCACCATCAAAATGgtatcaaaataaatgaactagacTAAATATATCCACATAGGTAAGTGTTAAAAACATGatgccaagtgaaaaaaaaaaaaaaaaggttgaaaaagaatACAGATGGTTCACTGACACTTTGTAAAGTGGAAAAAACTCAAAAGTATATACCATATAATACTAGTAACAATACATATCAGGTTCAGATTAGCTGTTACTTGATGGGTGGGAAGAGTAAAAAGGGAGCTTCAGCCATATTTggaacatttctgtttttcaaaaatctCTGAGACCCACCTGTGGCAATGACTTATCTCCAACagcatgcatttttaatttcatcaatGCTACCTTTGCAGCTGTTTCACTATTTTTTGCACCTTTCCGTCGTTTACTTGCTATCTCTCCGGTCTTAGAATCTAAGAAATAAGTATAAGCATACAGGcacataaaatttttacattacATTTTCCAGAGTTCTACCAATTACTATTTATTAGTTATGGCCTTGAAATGTACACAAATTACATACAATGGACCTATATAGAGACCACAATCTTTTTGTTGGTATTATATTTAcatgaccattaaaaaaatatagtgagGTTGACCTAAGCAATCCCCAGATCAAAAACTCACTGTTACGTGCTTTTCTCCAATGTAAGTCCATTTAATCCAAAACAACCCCTAACAACTCTGCAAAAAACTTTGAGATTTGGCTATAGAAGATCTTAAATGAAGATACGATCCTAATACAGAATGAAAATTCTGAACATATTGCCAGAGAGACTGGTTAAGTCACAGACACATTCTTCCTGGTGCTTCAGATTATCAGCAGCATTCATAGGATAGCTGGTAAGACTTAAGATTCATATTTAAAGAACGGAAACCATTACATTGGCCTTATGAATACCATGTCTAGCCATGATAGTTAACCAGCTGATCTAAGTGACCCAGTAAAAGAGAATATCTGGTAGGGCACATCCATAGAATTCCCAGTTTTTCACTGGTCACATAGCCCTTGTGAGAAATACGGTCACAAAAATGTCATCAAAATCTACACCAAGTTACAAACATTGAGGCCATAAAAACACCTTCCATAATGTGCCTGCTGATCAAAGAAGCAATACTCTGTAACAAATATACAGCAGTAAGGAACAACAAAACAAGCTTTCTAGATACTTGCCAATAATATCTTTAACAAGTTTCTGAGTGGCAGCCATACGAGGCTTAGGAATTTCCAGTTTTTCACATTCATGATCCGACTGATGACGGTGCCTATGAGCAACAGAAGAGTGACACTAGTTCATAAATTTGCATACAACTTAAACAGATATACAGAATTTGAATGATCTCAGTGATCACCTCAGGCAAAAATTCTTCTCACAATAAGGACATTTAACTGGCACAAGCTCTCTTTCAGCACAGTCCTTGAATGAGCATGGGTAAGATGTAGGCTTATCTGACTTCAATTTCTCATTGATTACAGTCACCTGAAAAATGTACAAAGGGGAAAATGGCattatatatttcacatttaaagcAAATGAACATCTATTTTAGAAGACAACATTCATATAGGTTTCGCTTAAACTTGTCAGAACAACTTATGTACTCTCACATAACAGATTATAATAAGGTATGAGAAAGGATTACTCTGCTGACTGTTCTACATTTTCATAACTTTCTTACTATGGTATATTTATCTTCTAAGTCAAGTTAAAATGACTATTCAGTTACTCTTCTTAATTTTAGTCTTCTACTCTGTATCAGTCCTAACTAAGATGCCCCCATAATAATATGTTTAGGTGATCATTTCATCAACCCTCAAGTGGCAAGTCATAACTACTTTCTATGCTGATTTTAggaagttaaatatatattatatatatgtatgagaaAACTTAAAAGTATGTTTATCCATGATACAGAAGGTTAAAGATGGTTTTTACAATGATACATTCTCTATTTTGCTACACGCTCTattctgcattttttattatattaccaGCAAATATTGAGGAAGAAGAGATtttacaagattaaaaaaaaaaaaatccaggtcaGGCTAGTTTGAGTTTTAAGTAACTAGGTTTTTAGAGTTGAATGAATTTAGtgaaataatctcttaaaattaCAACCAAAGGGCATTCCTCTATATAAATGGTAGTTGTATCTTACTGGAAttgattatttttccaaatttgatctaatggtaaaattattttcatttcattatttaaggAGATCTTAATTGACATTCTATGAGAGACATTCATAGAAGTCAAGTGATAtcgtaagaaaaaggaaagcacagaGAAGATTAACAAGCTGAAGAAACATCAATATGTTTACTATATGACTACTTTCCTCCAATTAACTTGCACAGtatcaaaatgttaatttttattttcctaacatAAATCACCTAACCCTCAAAGGACCAGATTTGGACTGAAGCTCATTTAACTTTCTATAATTGAGAAAACAGATATAAAAGTCCTTAGTAAAGTGCTTGGTAAATGTTGGGCAGGAATAAAATATCAACTGAAGAATGTAATGCACAAAGCTTTCTGCCAAATCAACTCACTTCAGTttaacttccttcctttctctgacaAAAGGAGATGAAGCAACttataaatttgagaaattaCCTTTGGTATGGTGggctctgctttctcttcttccctgttGGAATTGAACTGCTCTCTAGGAGGAGGCCTAACCTGGTGAAGCATAGCTGTGACTAGTAGGAAAATATGCCTAGTTCTGGATTTCCTTTGCAGCCTACACTACTCCACACTAAGCTTCATGATTCAGTTTATCCTCTGTGAGTAGTAACAGTGATATTTTGGCTTCTATCTAACTGCTCTTATTAATCTTTCAATTAGATCAGAACCGGAGTGAAGATTTTATTGGACTAAAGTTTTGTTCCTGGTGATCTAAGGCTGATTGAGTCAGAACAATTTGTAAATACCAAATCCTAACACTAGGAAATAAGGACAATGAACAAAACACTGGAGAAAAGCTTAAAGGAATATATGATGAAAATGTTAACTCCACTGTAGATTTATAAATATAGAGCCTAAAGCTGTAAGTGGGCTACCTAAACCTAATCACAATGTTTAAGATTGATAACAATTTATAAATACCAAGGAAAccaatttatctttaaaacaaactgagaaaaataacataaaatgaactAAGAGCCTCTTTACATAACTGGTTTAGTATGCCAAATTTTAATCTGTGGTACCTTGACTGGTTTTAAACTCAAATTCTGAATGAAAGTACATAAATACAAGCATTTTGTTAGAACTAGTAACATACCTCAGGACAGCTGTGTGACTCCCTGCTTCTGTGTTCAAggcttaaataattaaaaaaaaaagtttaaattcaatCAAGTAATGTGCTTAAAGATAACTGTAGTAATAAGATAGTATCCTTAAGAATACTCACACTACATTAAATGGTTAATGGTTAGTATCATTAAGAATACCCACAATACATTAACTCTGCATATAAGAATAAACTGAAATGGCAGACAAATTAAAGACAGagcatctaggggcacctgagtggctcagtgggttaagcctctgccttcagctcaggtcatgatctcagggtcctgggattgagccctgcattgggctctctgctcagcgggaagcctgcttcctcctctctctctgcctgcctctctgcttacttgtgatctttctatcaaagaaataaataaaatcttaaaaaaaaaaaaaagaaaaaagagcatctCTGGTCTCAAAAGTTTCAAAATCCAACTGTTCAACTTCAATATGAATAAAGCAATTCACCACTCTAAACTGCCTCTCAATGCTTCAAGGTATGTGCAAATACAAAgtcttttaattccttttatttgtCAAAGATCATCAAGAATAAATTGTCAAAGAAATGCTCTACTTCTGAAAAATATGCCTTACTTTTATTTAATCCTAATAAATCTTTGAGTTACCTTCTGaagataattaattttttccaTGTTCTATTTAATAAGTCAAATGCCTAAAACATggaagcacctgggtgtctcagtaggttaagcatctgccttcgtcccaggttatgatcccaggggccctgggatccagtcctgcatggggctccctgctcagtggggagtctgcttctccctctcctccttctgcctgtaTCCCCACTTATGCT
This region of Mustela erminea isolate mMusErm1 chromosome 16, mMusErm1.Pri, whole genome shotgun sequence genomic DNA includes:
- the ZFAND1 gene encoding AN1-type zinc finger protein 1 isoform X1, with product MAELDIGQHCQVEHCRQRGDLAVLSSGHDFLPFVCDGCSGVFCLEHRSRESHSCPEVRPPPREQFNSNREEEKAEPTIPKVTVINEKLKSDKPTSYPCSFKDCAERELVPVKCPYCEKNFCLRHRHQSDHECEKLEIPKPRMAATQKLVKDIIDSKTGEIASKRRKGAKNSETAAKVALMKLKMHAVGDKSLPQKERVYFHVFLPKGSKEKSKPMFFCHRWSIGKVIDFAASLTSLKNDNNKLTAKKLRLCHITSGEALPLDHTLETWIAKEDCPLYNGGNIILEYLNDEEQFLKNVDSYLE
- the ZFAND1 gene encoding AN1-type zinc finger protein 1 isoform X2 — its product is MAELDIGQHCQVEHCRQRDFLPFVCDGCSGVFCLEHRSRESHSCPEVRPPPREQFNSNREEEKAEPTIPKVTVINEKLKSDKPTSYPCSFKDCAERELVPVKCPYCEKNFCLRHRHQSDHECEKLEIPKPRMAATQKLVKDIIDSKTGEIASKRRKGAKNSETAAKVALMKLKMHAVGDKSLPQKERVYFHVFLPKGSKEKSKPMFFCHRWSIGKVIDFAASLTSLKNDNNKLTAKKLRLCHITSGEALPLDHTLETWIAKEDCPLYNGGNIILEYLNDEEQFLKNVDSYLE